One Hordeum vulgare subsp. vulgare chromosome 4H, MorexV3_pseudomolecules_assembly, whole genome shotgun sequence DNA window includes the following coding sequences:
- the LOC123447456 gene encoding ubiquitin-conjugating enzyme E2 variant 1D-like: MGSEGSAPVVVPRNFRLLEELERGEKGIGDGTVSYGMDDADDIYMRSWTGTIIGPPNTVHEGRIYQLKLFCDTDYPDKPPTVRFQARVNMTCVNQETGMVDPRRFPMLGNWQREHTMEDILISLKKEMSTPQNRRLHQPHEGNDDQRVEQKGLAARCVVM; the protein is encoded by the exons ATGGGCTCCGAGGGATCCGCGCCGGTCGTCG TTCCCAGAAACTTTAGACTTTTGGAAGAACTTGAGAGAGGTGAGAAAGGCATTGGTGATGGAACTGTGAGCTATGGGATGGATGATGCTGATGACATATATATGCGCTCCTGGACAGGAACTATTATTGGTCCACCCAAT ACTGTTCATGAGGGACGAATCTATCAATTGAAGCTGTTCTGTGATACAGATTATCCAGACAAACCACCGACTGTCCGGTTCCAGGCCAGGGTCAATATGACATGCGTGAATCAAGAAACTGGAATG GTTGATCCAAGAAGATTCCCGATGCTTGGAAATTGGCAAAGGGAACATACAATGGAGGACATCCTCATCAGCCTTAAAAAGGAGATGTCAACCCCTCAGAACCGCAGGCTCCACCAGCCCCATGAAG GCAACGATGATCAGAGAGTGGAGCAGAAAGGGCTAGCAGCTAGATGTGTCGTTATGTAA